In the genome of Pseudomonadota bacterium, the window CAGCCCGCGGCCGCGGGCTGCGGGCAGCAGCGTGAGCTGGCGGGAAGGGGTGGGGCTGGATCTGGCCGAACCCTTGCGCCAAGCCGCCATCGAAGGTCTGCGGGAGGTGCTGCATTCGGGGCCGGTGCAGGGTTATCCCCTGGTCGACGTGGAGTTCACGATTCTTGCGGTGGAAGGTGAGCCCGGAGATTTTACCAAGGTGGCGTTGAAGGTGGCGGGCGCCAATGCCGTGCGCCAGGCCTTGCAAGCGGCCCGGCCGGCAATGCTGGAGCCGATCATGGAGACCGAAATCAATGTTCCCGAGGAGAGCCTGGGAGACGTTATCGGCGAGCTCAACAGTCGCGGCGGCCGGATTATTGAGATTGACAATCATGATCATTTCAGCCGGATAACCGCGGATGTGCCTTTGCAGCGTCTCTTTGGCTATACCACGGCGCTGCGCTCCGCGACCAAAGGCCGGGGGAGTTTTGCCATGAAGTCGTCGCGTTATGATACTATGGTTTAACTCCGGCGGGTTTGAAAATAGGAACAAAAGCAATGATGGAAACTGAGTCGTCGCAGCGGGAGGATGATCATCTGGCCCGGCTGCGGGAACGAATTGACGATCTTGATCATCAACTGATCGAGCTGCTGGCCCGGCGCCAGGAGATTGTCGAAGAGGTCGTTGCTTTGAAGAAAGCGCGCCAGATGCCGGTTTGTCATCCCGCCCGGGAGGCCGATCTGATCGATAACCGCCGGGCCTGCGCCTTGCAAAACGGACTCGAGCCTGAATATGTCGAAGAGCTTTTTCGCAATATTATGCGCTATTCGCGTTCGACTCAGACCGCTGAAATCTCACGGGTCGGGGTCAAACCGCAGGCCCGGATTCTGATTGTTGGCGGCGGCGGCGCCATGGGCCGTCTTTTCGCCCGCTGGTTCAAGGCCTCGGGTTACGAAGTCAGAATTCTCGAACGCGAGGATTGGGGACGGGTCGCCGAGCTTTGTGGCGGTCTTGACCTGGCCTTGGTCAGTGTGCCGATTGCGGACACGGCGGCAATCATTAAAAGGTTGGCTCCGTATCTGCCGGGAAAATGTATTCTTGCCGATCTGACCAGTATCAAGGGACCGACGCTGGCCGCCATGCTTGAACATTTTGCCGGCCCGGTGCTGGGTTTGCATCCGATGTTCGGCCCGGATACCCCGAGCCTAGAGCGCCAGATCGTGGTGGTAACGCCCGGTCGGGAAGGTCTGGAGGATCGCTGGCTGGCGGAACAGTTCGCCGCCTGGGGCGGGGTTGTGGTCCGGACCACGGCGGACGAGCACGATGAGATTATGGCGATTGTTCAGGCTCTGCGTCATTTCGCCACCTTTACTTTCGGGCGTTTTCTTTATCTGCGCCGGGTTGACCTGAAGCGGACCCTTGAATTTTCCAGTCCTATATACCGGCTTGAGCTGGACATGGTGGGGCGTCTTTTCGCCCAGGATCCGGAACTCTACAGCGAGATTATTTTTGCCACTCCGGAACGTCTCGCGCTGGTGCGGGATTATCTTAATAGTTTTCAACAAAACCTTGAGCTGCTTGAGGGAAACGCCGTCGGCCGGGAAAGGTTTGTTAGCGAATTCAAGGCGATCTCCGCCTGGTTCGGAGCTTACAGTAACCAGGCGATTCGGGAAAGTGGTTATCTGATCAACAAGTTGATTGAACGCTTCTGATCTTTTGGGTCCGGGCTATGTCGATTCGCAATCTGAAAGCCATGTTCGAGCCGGTCTCGGTGGCCGTGATCGGGGCTTCCAATAATCCCGACAGTATCGGCTTCGCGTTGATGCGCAATCTTCTCGCCGGAGGATTCATCGGGCCGGTGATGCCGGTTACGCCGAAGTATCATGCGGTGGCCGGGGTGCTCGCTTACTCTAGGGTTGCGGATCTGCCTGAGGCCCCGGACCTGGCCCTGCTCTGTACTCCGCCCGCAAGCATTCCCGGGCTGGTTGCGGAACTGGGCGCCGCCGGAACCCGGGCGGTGGTGATTATCAGCGCTGGTCTGCACCGTTTGAGCGGCAGCGACGGCGAAAATCTGCTGACCGCCGTCCTGACTGCGGCTCAGCCGCACATGGTGCGGATTCTCGGGCCCAACTGTGCCGGTCTGATTATTCCCCGCCTGGGATTGAACGCAAGTTTTGTCAACAGCGGCGTGACCGTGGGTAACATCGCCTTTGTCTCCCAGTCGGGGGCCTTCAGTACTGTGGTTCTGGACTGGGCCCGCACCCATCGTATCGGTTTTTCCCATTTTGTTTCGCTGGGCAACAGCGCGGATGTCGATTTCGGCGATGTGCTGGATTATCTCGCCAGCGATCCGCATACCGATGTCATCCTGCTCTATATGAAAGAAATTCGCGATGCCCGGAAGTTCATGTCTTCGGCGCGCGCGGCCGGGCGCAGCAAAC includes:
- the fusA gene encoding elongation factor G (EF-G; promotes GTP-dependent translocation of the ribosome during translation; many organisms have multiple copies of this gene), with the protein product SPRPRAAGSSVSWREGVGLDLAEPLRQAAIEGLREVLHSGPVQGYPLVDVEFTILAVEGEPGDFTKVALKVAGANAVRQALQAARPAMLEPIMETEINVPEESLGDVIGELNSRGGRIIEIDNHDHFSRITADVPLQRLFGYTTALRSATKGRGSFAMKSSRYDTMV
- the tyrA gene encoding bifunctional chorismate mutase/prephenate dehydrogenase is translated as METESSQREDDHLARLRERIDDLDHQLIELLARRQEIVEEVVALKKARQMPVCHPAREADLIDNRRACALQNGLEPEYVEELFRNIMRYSRSTQTAEISRVGVKPQARILIVGGGGAMGRLFARWFKASGYEVRILEREDWGRVAELCGGLDLALVSVPIADTAAIIKRLAPYLPGKCILADLTSIKGPTLAAMLEHFAGPVLGLHPMFGPDTPSLERQIVVVTPGREGLEDRWLAEQFAAWGGVVVRTTADEHDEIMAIVQALRHFATFTFGRFLYLRRVDLKRTLEFSSPIYRLELDMVGRLFAQDPELYSEIIFATPERLALVRDYLNSFQQNLELLEGNAVGRERFVSEFKAISAWFGAYSNQAIRESGYLINKLIERF